One Haloterrigena salifodinae DNA window includes the following coding sequences:
- a CDS encoding DUF5791 family protein: MFYEQRMNAPDSPADLRAEYEDDLRAVVTQHGVDAVVGRTDVDRETADALLEGDSPDLTLLEAAQIQALADGEPEPDEMVEIACDHLLLGMTTAVLDVDAVESELAIEMDAKEIQQKIERRAPMSFEEFVHVQYVIADGAP, from the coding sequence ATGTTCTACGAGCAACGGATGAACGCCCCGGACTCGCCCGCCGACCTCCGCGCCGAGTACGAGGACGACCTTCGGGCGGTCGTCACCCAGCACGGCGTCGACGCCGTCGTCGGTCGGACCGACGTCGACCGCGAGACCGCTGACGCGCTCCTCGAGGGGGACTCGCCCGATCTCACGCTCCTCGAGGCGGCCCAGATCCAGGCGCTCGCAGACGGCGAGCCCGAGCCCGACGAGATGGTCGAGATCGCCTGCGACCACCTCCTGTTGGGGATGACGACGGCCGTCCTCGACGTCGACGCCGTCGAGAGCGAGCTCGCGATCGAGATGGACGCAAAGGAGATCCAGCAGAAGATCGAACGCCGCGCGCCGATGTCCTTTGAGGAATTCGTCCACGTCCAGTACGTGATCGCCGACGGCGCGCCCTGA
- the smc gene encoding chromosome segregation protein SMC produces MYIKALVLDNFKSFGRKTKIPFYEDFTVITGPNGSGKSNIIDAVLFALGLARTRGIRAEKLTDLIYNPGHDDSDNSGGPREATVEVILDNSDETLTRSQVVNAAGSEDVGDVDEIRIRRRVKETEDNYYSYYYLNDRAVNLSDIQDLLAQAGVTPEGYNVVMQGDVTEIINMTPHARREIIDEIAGVAEFDAKKEDAFEELEIVEERIDEAELRIEEKRDRLDQLADERRQAMRYRRLRREKEEYEGYKKASELEEKRDELADAEETAAELEDELEDLQRELDERQGTVVRLQEDLEDLNAEIERKGEDEQLRIKSEIEEIKGEISRFEDKIEASEAAIEEAESNRREAFVEIDRKQEQIDDLEDEMREHKLEKASLKSEIQERETERDELEAEIEAVDTEFDELKAELAERKEELEEAKIEKNDLQREQDRLLDEARRRSTEIEEKEAAIEDKREEIPEIESKRNDLERELEKAEKNRENIAGVVDDLKSEKRRIQSDVDELDDEIQAKQQEYAELEANAGESGDTSFGRAVTTILNAGINGVHGAVAQLGSVPGEYAVACETAAGGRLANVVVDDDVVGQQCIDHLKSRNAGRATFLPLTDMSQRRLPNAPSDPGVVDFAYNLVDFDDQFAGVFSYVLGDTLVVEDLETARSYMGDYRMVTLDGDLVEKSGAMTGGSGSGSRYSFTGGGEGQLERVAKQITDLQEERESLREELRGVEERLDDARDRKTDATEEVRSIENERENLAEKRETIEAEIEALEDDLDELEDERESVDERMTEISGEIEEKTAAVEEIEADIEDLETELEDSKIPELTAQIEALEAEIDDREDQIADLDSKLNELSLEKEYAEDAIEDRHDEIEAAQNRKAEHEEQIEEFEEQIEAKEAKLEEKREAVAELEDELTELKEERSELKDELADARAERDQQQDRVNAVESKLEDCRNRVDDLEWEIESLESEVGDYDPEDVPDHETVLEMIDLLQADMEAMEPVNMLAIDEYDEVRSDLEELEDARATLVEEAEGIRDRIEQYETQKKATFMDSYDEIAAQFTEIFEKLSEGTGTLHLENEADPFDGGLTMKAQPGDKPIQRLDAMSGGEKSLTALAFIFAIQRHNPAPFYALDEVDAFLDAVNAERIGEMVDELADEAQFVVVSHRSAMLDRSERAIGVTMQQDNVSAVTGIDLSDGGDAGSEEVPVSD; encoded by the coding sequence ATGTATATCAAGGCACTCGTTCTGGACAATTTCAAGAGCTTCGGCCGAAAGACGAAAATTCCGTTCTACGAGGATTTTACGGTTATCACGGGCCCGAACGGCTCGGGCAAGTCGAACATCATCGACGCCGTCCTCTTCGCGCTCGGACTGGCCCGCACCCGCGGGATTCGGGCGGAGAAGCTAACCGATCTCATCTACAATCCCGGGCACGACGACAGCGATAACTCTGGCGGCCCACGGGAGGCGACCGTCGAGGTCATCCTCGATAATTCCGACGAGACGCTCACCCGGTCGCAGGTCGTCAACGCCGCCGGCAGCGAGGACGTCGGCGACGTCGACGAGATCCGCATCCGCCGCCGGGTCAAGGAGACCGAGGACAACTACTACTCCTACTACTACCTCAACGATCGCGCGGTCAACCTCTCGGACATTCAGGACCTCCTCGCGCAGGCGGGGGTCACGCCGGAGGGGTACAACGTCGTCATGCAGGGCGACGTCACCGAGATCATCAACATGACGCCCCACGCTCGCCGGGAGATCATCGACGAGATCGCGGGCGTCGCCGAGTTCGACGCGAAGAAGGAGGACGCCTTCGAGGAACTCGAGATCGTCGAGGAACGCATCGACGAGGCCGAGTTGCGGATCGAGGAGAAGCGCGACCGCTTAGACCAGCTCGCCGACGAGCGCCGGCAGGCCATGCGCTACCGCCGCCTGCGCCGCGAGAAGGAGGAGTACGAGGGCTACAAGAAGGCCAGCGAACTCGAGGAGAAACGCGACGAACTCGCCGACGCCGAGGAGACGGCCGCCGAACTCGAGGACGAACTCGAGGACCTCCAGCGCGAACTCGACGAGCGCCAGGGGACGGTCGTCCGCCTCCAGGAAGATCTGGAGGATCTCAACGCGGAAATCGAGCGCAAGGGCGAGGACGAACAGCTCCGGATCAAAAGCGAAATCGAGGAGATCAAAGGCGAGATTTCCCGATTCGAGGACAAGATCGAGGCCAGCGAGGCGGCCATCGAGGAGGCCGAATCGAACCGCCGCGAGGCGTTCGTCGAGATCGACCGCAAGCAGGAACAGATCGACGACCTCGAGGACGAGATGCGCGAACACAAACTCGAGAAGGCCTCGCTCAAGAGCGAGATTCAGGAACGGGAGACCGAACGCGACGAACTCGAGGCCGAGATCGAGGCCGTCGACACCGAGTTCGACGAGTTGAAGGCCGAACTCGCCGAGCGCAAGGAGGAACTCGAGGAAGCGAAGATCGAGAAGAACGATCTCCAGCGCGAGCAGGACCGCCTGCTCGACGAGGCCCGCCGCCGCTCGACCGAAATCGAGGAGAAGGAGGCGGCGATCGAGGACAAACGCGAGGAGATCCCCGAGATCGAGAGCAAGCGCAACGACCTCGAGCGGGAACTCGAGAAGGCCGAGAAGAACCGCGAGAACATCGCCGGGGTCGTCGACGACCTCAAAAGCGAGAAACGCCGCATCCAGTCCGACGTCGACGAACTGGACGACGAGATTCAGGCCAAACAGCAGGAGTACGCCGAACTCGAGGCGAACGCGGGCGAGAGCGGCGATACCTCCTTCGGCCGCGCGGTGACGACGATCCTCAACGCGGGGATCAACGGCGTCCACGGCGCCGTCGCTCAGCTGGGGTCGGTGCCGGGCGAGTACGCCGTCGCCTGCGAGACCGCGGCCGGCGGGCGCCTCGCAAACGTGGTCGTCGACGACGACGTCGTCGGCCAGCAGTGTATCGACCACCTCAAGTCCCGCAACGCGGGGCGGGCGACCTTCCTCCCGTTGACGGACATGAGCCAGCGCCGACTCCCCAACGCACCGAGCGATCCGGGCGTCGTCGACTTCGCGTACAACCTCGTCGACTTCGACGACCAGTTCGCCGGCGTCTTCTCGTACGTACTCGGCGACACCCTCGTGGTCGAGGACTTAGAGACCGCGCGCTCGTACATGGGCGACTACCGCATGGTCACCCTCGACGGCGACTTAGTCGAGAAGAGCGGCGCGATGACCGGCGGCTCCGGTAGCGGCTCGCGCTACTCCTTTACCGGCGGCGGCGAGGGCCAGCTCGAGCGCGTCGCCAAGCAGATCACCGACCTCCAGGAGGAGCGCGAGTCCCTCCGCGAGGAGCTGCGGGGCGTCGAGGAGCGGCTGGACGACGCCCGCGACCGCAAGACCGACGCGACCGAGGAGGTGCGCTCGATCGAGAACGAACGCGAGAACCTCGCGGAGAAGCGCGAAACCATCGAGGCCGAGATCGAGGCCCTCGAGGACGACCTCGACGAACTGGAGGACGAACGCGAGTCCGTCGACGAGCGGATGACCGAAATCTCCGGAGAGATCGAGGAGAAGACCGCCGCGGTCGAGGAGATCGAGGCCGACATCGAGGATCTCGAGACGGAGCTCGAGGACTCGAAGATCCCCGAACTCACCGCTCAGATCGAGGCCCTCGAGGCCGAGATCGACGACCGCGAGGACCAGATCGCCGACCTCGACAGCAAGCTCAACGAGCTGAGCTTGGAGAAGGAGTACGCCGAGGACGCCATCGAGGACCGCCACGACGAGATCGAGGCGGCCCAGAACCGCAAGGCCGAACACGAGGAGCAGATCGAGGAGTTCGAAGAGCAGATCGAAGCGAAAGAAGCGAAGCTCGAGGAAAAACGCGAGGCCGTCGCGGAGTTAGAGGATGAGCTCACCGAACTCAAGGAAGAGCGCAGCGAACTCAAGGACGAACTCGCCGACGCGCGGGCCGAACGCGACCAGCAACAGGATCGGGTCAACGCCGTCGAGAGCAAACTCGAGGACTGTCGTAACCGCGTCGACGACCTCGAGTGGGAGATCGAGAGCCTCGAGTCGGAGGTCGGCGACTACGACCCCGAGGACGTCCCCGACCACGAGACCGTCCTCGAGATGATCGACCTCCTGCAAGCGGACATGGAGGCGATGGAGCCGGTGAACATGCTCGCGATCGACGAGTACGACGAGGTTCGCAGCGACCTCGAGGAACTCGAGGACGCGAGGGCGACGCTGGTCGAGGAAGCGGAGGGGATCCGCGACCGGATCGAGCAGTACGAGACCCAGAAGAAGGCGACGTTCATGGACTCTTACGACGAGATCGCCGCGCAGTTTACCGAGATCTTCGAGAAGCTCTCGGAGGGGACCGGCACGCTGCACCTAGAGAACGAGGCGGACCCCTTCGACGGCGGGCTGACGATGAAGGCCCAGCCGGGCGACAAGCCCATTCAGCGACTGGACGCGATGTCCGGCGGCGAGAAGTCACTGACTGCGCTGGCCTTCATCTTCGCGATCCAGCGACACAACCCGGCACCGTTCTACGCCCTGGACGAGGTCGACGCCTTCCTCGACGCCGTCAACGCCGAGCGCATCGGCGAGATGGTCGACGAACTCGCCGACGAGGCCCAGTTCGTCGTCGTCTCTCACCGCTCGGCGATGCTCGACCGCTCCGAGCGGGCAATCGGCGTCACGATGCAACAGGACAACGTCAGCGCCGTCACCGGGATCGATCTGAGCGACGGCGGGGACGCCGGCAGTGAGGAGGTGCCGGTAAGTGACTAG
- a CDS encoding DHH family phosphoesterase has product MIVRNGSASGAFRRSSAALVGPLREFLESLEPLMLSLFVVATVAVVVGGWWVVSWFRRPPGVRFQRLLGEYDHVAVVMHPNPDPDAMSCAMGVARIAETVDTEATLQYAGEIRHQENRAFRTVLDLDLEAIEASSQLAADAVVLVDHNTPRGFAGSQTVEPIAVVDHHPGNGAGTEFTDVRTEYGAASTIVVEYLDELGASMNGGDGLEISPELATGLLYGIQSDTKHLTNGCSRAEFDACAALFDAIDEDLLDRVANPQVSDDVLQVKATAITEKRVEGPFAVCDVGEISNVDAIPQAADELMQLEGVTAVVVYGEYDGTIHLSGRSRDDRVHMGETLRHAISDIPMANAGGHARMGGGQVSVDHMDGISPSDGISRNEFEERLFSAMSGER; this is encoded by the coding sequence ATGATCGTTCGGAACGGCTCGGCCAGCGGCGCGTTTCGCCGGTCGAGCGCAGCGCTGGTCGGGCCGCTCCGCGAGTTCCTCGAGTCCCTCGAGCCGCTGATGCTCTCGCTGTTCGTGGTGGCGACCGTCGCGGTCGTCGTCGGCGGCTGGTGGGTCGTCAGCTGGTTCCGGCGGCCGCCGGGCGTTCGCTTCCAGCGGCTGCTGGGGGAGTACGACCACGTCGCGGTGGTGATGCACCCGAACCCGGATCCCGACGCCATGTCCTGTGCGATGGGCGTCGCCCGGATCGCCGAGACCGTCGATACCGAGGCGACGCTGCAGTACGCCGGCGAGATTCGTCACCAGGAAAACCGGGCGTTCCGGACCGTCCTCGATCTGGACCTCGAGGCCATCGAGGCGAGTTCGCAACTGGCCGCCGACGCCGTCGTCCTCGTCGATCACAACACGCCCCGCGGGTTCGCGGGCTCCCAGACCGTCGAACCGATCGCGGTCGTCGACCACCACCCCGGCAACGGCGCGGGGACGGAGTTCACCGACGTCCGGACGGAGTACGGCGCCGCCTCGACCATCGTCGTCGAGTATCTGGACGAACTCGGCGCGTCGATGAACGGCGGGGACGGCCTCGAGATCTCGCCGGAGCTGGCGACCGGGCTGCTCTACGGCATCCAGTCGGATACGAAGCACCTGACAAACGGCTGCTCGCGGGCGGAGTTCGACGCCTGCGCTGCGCTGTTCGACGCCATCGACGAGGACCTGCTCGATCGGGTCGCCAACCCCCAGGTCAGCGACGACGTCCTGCAGGTCAAGGCGACGGCAATCACGGAGAAACGCGTCGAGGGCCCCTTCGCCGTCTGCGACGTCGGCGAGATCTCGAACGTCGACGCGATCCCCCAGGCCGCGGACGAACTGATGCAGTTAGAGGGCGTGACGGCGGTCGTCGTCTATGGCGAGTACGACGGGACGATCCACCTCTCGGGGCGCTCCCGGGACGATCGGGTTCACATGGGCGAGACGCTCCGCCACGCAATCAGCGACATTCCGATGGCGAACGCGGGCGGCCACGCCCGGATGGGCGGCGGCCAGGTCTCGGTCGATCACATGGACGGAATCAGCCCCTCAGACGGCATCTCGAGGAACGAGTTCGAGGAACGGCTGTTCTCGGCGATGTCCGGCGAACGGTAG
- a CDS encoding coiled-coil protein — protein MVDESKNIELTEDDLENKSKGQLIKMAGQLRDRRNELNQMASERASKRDDLNAKTREKVDEAQEHREKRDELNEQVQEHKESRNELNAEANELFDKVEKLKSDMELDEGKDLEELEEEIEELEFKQQTEVLSSEEEKELIEKIESKREEYESRKEKLEQNEDLEELVEEAEEVRSEASQHHQKVTELADKAQEHHNQMIEAYREADDIRDEADEMHEKFVEAQEAADQHHEDFVRVQKRLRELDKKEEEERKSERDKKKEEAKEEAEEIYQKFKEGETLDTEDLMKLQKTGLL, from the coding sequence ATGGTAGACGAATCAAAGAACATCGAACTGACGGAGGACGACCTCGAAAACAAATCGAAAGGGCAGCTCATCAAGATGGCCGGTCAACTGCGGGATCGGCGAAACGAGCTCAACCAGATGGCGTCCGAGCGGGCGTCCAAGCGCGACGACCTCAACGCGAAGACACGTGAGAAGGTCGACGAAGCTCAGGAACACCGCGAGAAACGCGACGAGCTCAACGAGCAGGTCCAAGAGCACAAGGAAAGCCGCAACGAGCTCAACGCCGAGGCCAATGAGCTGTTCGACAAGGTCGAGAAGCTCAAGTCCGACATGGAGCTCGACGAGGGCAAGGACCTCGAGGAACTCGAGGAGGAGATCGAGGAACTCGAGTTTAAGCAGCAGACCGAAGTCCTCTCGAGCGAGGAGGAGAAGGAGCTCATCGAGAAGATCGAGTCTAAGCGCGAGGAGTACGAGTCCCGAAAGGAGAAACTCGAACAGAACGAGGATCTCGAGGAGCTCGTCGAGGAAGCCGAGGAAGTGCGATCGGAAGCCTCCCAGCACCACCAGAAAGTGACCGAGCTCGCGGACAAGGCCCAGGAACATCACAACCAGATGATCGAGGCCTATCGGGAGGCCGACGACATCCGCGACGAAGCCGACGAGATGCACGAGAAGTTCGTCGAGGCCCAGGAGGCCGCCGACCAGCACCACGAGGACTTCGTCCGCGTCCAGAAGCGACTGCGCGAACTGGACAAGAAGGAAGAGGAAGAGCGCAAGTCCGAGCGCGACAAGAAGAAAGAAGAGGCCAAGGAAGAGGCCGAGGAGATCTATCAGAAGTTCAAGGAGGGCGAGACCCTCGACACCGAGGACCTGATGAAACTCCAGAAGACCGGTCTGCTCTAG
- a CDS encoding SDR family oxidoreductase, which produces MNVAILGCGHVGLELGRQLTDRGHEAIGVRRSDEGVQAIEDAGFEAVQADVTDHEGLAAVPDVDAIVFAASSGGRGAEAAREVYVEGLRTAVEQFGGRENSPERLVYTSSTGVHGDHDGDWVDEATPIEPTTEKTEVLAEAERIARELPAEYGFEGSVARYAGLYGPGRYRLERYLEGPVTEGYLNMVHRDDAAGAVRYLLEEDRARGEVVQVVDDEPAHKWEFADWLAERCEVEQPPKQTKAERLADDDVSEAGKRRILTSKRCANEKLRDLGYEFAYPTYREGYQDAIEAYRDGERGI; this is translated from the coding sequence ATGAACGTTGCAATCCTGGGCTGTGGCCACGTCGGCCTCGAGTTGGGCCGCCAACTGACCGACCGCGGTCACGAGGCGATCGGCGTGCGCCGATCCGACGAGGGGGTTCAGGCGATCGAGGACGCCGGCTTCGAGGCCGTGCAGGCGGACGTCACCGACCACGAGGGGCTCGCGGCCGTCCCGGACGTCGACGCCATCGTCTTCGCGGCCAGCAGCGGCGGCCGCGGGGCCGAGGCGGCCCGCGAGGTCTACGTCGAGGGGCTCCGGACGGCCGTCGAGCAGTTCGGCGGGCGCGAGAACTCGCCCGAGCGGCTGGTCTACACCTCGTCGACGGGGGTCCACGGCGACCACGACGGCGACTGGGTCGACGAGGCGACGCCGATCGAGCCCACGACCGAGAAGACCGAGGTGCTCGCCGAGGCCGAACGAATCGCCCGCGAGTTGCCCGCCGAGTACGGCTTCGAGGGTTCCGTCGCGCGCTACGCCGGCCTCTACGGCCCCGGCCGCTACCGTCTCGAGCGGTATCTCGAGGGGCCCGTCACCGAGGGCTACCTGAACATGGTCCACCGCGACGACGCCGCGGGGGCTGTCCGCTACCTGCTCGAGGAGGATCGCGCGCGCGGCGAGGTCGTCCAGGTGGTCGACGACGAACCCGCCCACAAGTGGGAGTTCGCGGACTGGCTGGCCGAGCGGTGTGAGGTCGAGCAGCCGCCCAAACAGACGAAGGCGGAGCGACTGGCCGACGACGACGTCTCCGAGGCCGGCAAGCGGCGCATCCTGACGAGCAAGCGCTGTGCCAACGAGAAACTGCGCGACCTGGGCTACGAGTTCGCGTATCCGACCTACCGCGAGGGGTATCAGGACGCGATCGAGGCCTACCGGGACGGCGAGCGAGGGATCTGA
- a CDS encoding DUF7518 family protein: MPNNRVEELESTVAELESTVEGLTDELIEAKERIRVLEAELDAETPTRVPNRRATEGDSEPDADVTAEAEPDEVAEAAADAEADDETTTDEAEDSGSDDIIVA, encoded by the coding sequence ATGCCGAACAACCGCGTCGAAGAGCTTGAATCGACGGTTGCGGAACTCGAGTCGACAGTGGAGGGACTGACGGACGAACTGATCGAAGCCAAGGAGCGCATTCGCGTTCTCGAGGCCGAACTCGACGCCGAGACGCCGACGCGCGTTCCCAATCGGCGCGCCACCGAGGGCGACAGCGAACCGGACGCCGACGTGACCGCGGAGGCCGAACCGGACGAGGTCGCCGAGGCCGCAGCCGACGCCGAGGCAGACGACGAGACGACGACCGACGAAGCGGAAGACTCAGGTAGCGACGATATTATTGTCGCATAA
- a CDS encoding transcription factor S — protein MEFCDECGSMMKADDGLWECGSCGYTEPKGDADQYVVTDSQEASEIIESSGETSLPETDAHCPECGNDRAHWYMQQIRSADESETRFFICTECEHKWREDDN, from the coding sequence ATGGAATTTTGTGACGAATGCGGTTCGATGATGAAAGCCGACGACGGCCTCTGGGAGTGCGGGAGTTGCGGCTACACGGAGCCGAAAGGCGACGCGGATCAGTACGTCGTGACCGACAGCCAGGAGGCCAGCGAGATCATCGAGTCCTCCGGCGAGACCTCGCTGCCCGAGACTGACGCCCACTGTCCCGAATGCGGCAACGACCGCGCCCACTGGTACATGCAACAGATCCGCTCAGCCGACGAGTCCGAGACGCGATTCTTCATCTGTACCGAATGCGAGCACAAGTGGCGCGAAGACGATAACTGA
- the glmM gene encoding phosphoglucosamine mutase — MFGTSGIRGAVGDEVTAELALSVGRALATEGYERVIVGRDVRESGTVLVDALTAGVRECGGDVIEVGVAPTPTVARGVDWLEADAGVVITASHNPATDNGIKLWSPSGQAFDTERRETIASRVETDRYDLAAWDGLGSRSRDDGLLERHVEAIADRVDDLDGVDVVVDVGNGAGSVTADALLELGASVRTLNAQQDGRFPGRPSEPNEETLGDLQELVGATDADLGVAHDGDGDRMVAVDERGRFVPKDLLLALFAREAVGTGDRVAAPVDTSLAVDDALADVGASVTRTAVGDVYVAERATEPDVVFGGEPSGAWIWPDETLSPDGPLAAAKLAAMAADEGSLANLVDDLETYPIRRTSIEVDDKERVMETVESTVRERYDEIDALDGVRIDHGDGWTLVRPSGTEPVVRITAEARDDERVEALFEDAREIVLEANEESDVAPAE; from the coding sequence ATGTTCGGAACGAGCGGTATCAGGGGTGCGGTGGGCGACGAGGTGACGGCCGAACTGGCGCTGTCCGTCGGCCGTGCGCTCGCTACAGAGGGGTACGAACGCGTCATCGTCGGTCGCGACGTCCGCGAGAGCGGGACGGTTCTGGTCGACGCGCTGACCGCCGGCGTCCGCGAGTGCGGCGGCGACGTCATCGAAGTGGGCGTCGCGCCAACGCCGACGGTCGCCCGCGGTGTCGACTGGCTCGAGGCCGACGCGGGCGTCGTGATTACGGCCTCGCACAACCCGGCCACGGACAACGGCATCAAACTCTGGTCGCCCTCCGGCCAGGCCTTCGACACCGAGCGCCGCGAGACCATCGCGAGCCGCGTCGAGACCGACCGGTACGACCTCGCGGCCTGGGACGGACTCGGGAGCCGAAGCCGGGACGACGGACTGCTCGAGCGTCACGTCGAGGCGATCGCGGACCGCGTCGACGACCTCGACGGGGTGGACGTCGTCGTCGACGTCGGCAACGGCGCCGGGAGCGTGACCGCCGATGCCCTCCTCGAGTTGGGCGCGTCGGTCCGCACCTTAAACGCCCAGCAGGACGGCCGGTTCCCGGGGCGGCCCAGCGAACCCAACGAGGAGACACTCGGGGATCTCCAGGAACTCGTCGGCGCGACCGACGCCGATCTGGGCGTGGCCCACGACGGCGACGGCGACCGGATGGTGGCCGTCGACGAACGCGGCCGGTTCGTCCCGAAGGACCTCCTGCTCGCGCTGTTCGCCCGCGAGGCGGTCGGCACCGGCGACCGGGTTGCCGCGCCCGTGGACACGAGCCTCGCCGTCGACGACGCGCTCGCGGACGTCGGCGCCTCGGTGACCCGCACCGCCGTCGGCGACGTCTACGTCGCCGAGCGGGCGACCGAACCCGACGTCGTCTTCGGCGGCGAACCCAGCGGCGCGTGGATCTGGCCCGACGAGACGCTCTCTCCGGACGGCCCGCTGGCGGCCGCCAAACTCGCGGCGATGGCCGCCGACGAGGGCTCGCTCGCGAATCTGGTCGACGACCTCGAGACCTACCCCATCCGCCGGACTTCGATCGAAGTCGACGACAAGGAACGGGTCATGGAAACCGTCGAATCGACCGTCCGCGAGCGCTACGACGAGATCGACGCCCTCGACGGGGTCCGCATCGATCACGGCGACGGCTGGACGCTCGTCCGCCCCAGCGGCACCGAACCCGTCGTCCGTATCACCGCCGAAGCCCGCGACGACGAGCGCGTCGAGGCGCTGTTCGAGGACGCCCGCGAAATCGTCCTCGAGGCGAACGAGGAATCGGACGTAGCGCCCGCCGAATGA
- a CDS encoding tubulin/FtsZ family protein: MKVALIGVGQAGGKVTERLTRFDAEMGFGAVQGALAVNSAEPDLQSLEYVDTQLIGADRVNGHGVGGDNELGTEIMQADIQQVMNALDGRVSSKAEGIFVVAGLGGGTGSGGAPVVVHHLQQIYDIPVYALGVLPGRNEGALYQANAGRSLKTIVREADATLLVDNDAWHEQGESVEGAFETINERIAKRVGLLFASGEAVEGVGESVVDSSEVINTLRAGGIAALGYATEVASEDSAENVNTAMSVSRQALLTGTSLPDATTADSALLVVAGEPDRIPRKGVERARRWLEDETGSMQVRGGDFPLESDRLGALVLLGGAERSDRIQEFMERAREAKKAQEREAEKTDPAEQFADDRLEDLF; this comes from the coding sequence ATGAAAGTTGCCCTGATCGGTGTTGGTCAGGCCGGTGGCAAGGTCACTGAACGGCTCACCCGCTTCGACGCGGAGATGGGTTTCGGAGCCGTTCAGGGCGCGCTGGCCGTCAACTCCGCCGAACCGGACCTCCAGTCCCTCGAGTACGTCGACACGCAATTGATCGGCGCCGACCGCGTCAACGGCCACGGCGTCGGCGGTGACAACGAACTCGGGACCGAGATCATGCAGGCGGACATCCAGCAGGTGATGAACGCGCTCGACGGCCGCGTCTCCTCCAAAGCGGAGGGGATCTTCGTCGTCGCCGGCCTCGGCGGCGGCACCGGCAGCGGCGGCGCGCCGGTCGTCGTCCACCACCTCCAGCAGATCTACGATATCCCCGTGTACGCGCTCGGTGTCCTCCCGGGGCGCAACGAGGGCGCGCTCTACCAGGCCAACGCGGGTCGGTCGCTGAAGACGATCGTTCGCGAGGCCGACGCGACGCTGCTGGTCGACAACGACGCCTGGCACGAACAGGGCGAGAGCGTCGAGGGCGCCTTCGAGACGATCAACGAGCGGATCGCCAAGCGGGTCGGCCTGCTCTTCGCTTCCGGCGAGGCCGTCGAAGGAGTTGGTGAGAGCGTGGTTGACTCGAGCGAGGTCATCAACACGCTGCGGGCGGGCGGGATCGCCGCCCTGGGGTACGCCACCGAAGTCGCCAGCGAGGACAGCGCCGAGAACGTCAACACGGCCATGAGCGTCTCGCGGCAGGCGCTGCTGACGGGTACCAGCCTCCCGGACGCGACGACCGCCGATTCGGCGCTGCTGGTCGTCGCCGGCGAACCCGACCGCATCCCGCGCAAGGGCGTCGAACGGGCTCGCCGCTGGCTCGAGGACGAGACCGGCAGCATGCAGGTCCGGGGCGGGGACTTCCCGCTCGAGAGCGACCGACTGGGTGCGCTCGTCCTGCTGGGCGGGGCGGAGCGGTCCGATCGCATTCAGGAATTCATGGAGCGCGCACGCGAGGCCAAAAAGGCCCAGGAGCGCGAGGCGGAGAAGACCGATCCGGCCGAACAGTTCGCCGACGATCGACTCGAGGATCTCTTTTAG